A section of the Candidatus Acidiferrales bacterium genome encodes:
- a CDS encoding aldehyde dehydrogenase family protein, which translates to MRVYNLYIDGKFVEPKNGGYDVTLNPFDGSTIAKFAVAMGEDVNEAVRSARRAYESGVWSELSPEVRADYLKKISEKINDAANDLVELEVLDSGSTIKKAKEDIALSARAFNVFGKLGVMSYGSELAEISKPGLARNFLRYEPVGVVGAIIPWNFPLKMAAWKIGPALAAGCTVILKPSELTPVTAMELAKIIDEVGLPPGVVNIIPGYGAEAGEALVSHPDVNKIAFTGSTAVGKKIMQLAAENFKRLTLECGGKSANIVLDDADLEVAIDGSIYGMFYHSGQCCEAATRLYVHEKVYDDFVPALVERSKKMVIGNPIEPATDIGPLISKRQRDRVLDYIEGGKKNGFKVLLGGGMPSAPKLAGGNFVEPTIFADVDNKSKIAQEEIFGPVLVVNKFRTDDEAVELANDSSYGLAAGVWSKDIERAKAIAERLQAGTIWINEWHLLNERVPFGGYKQSGIGREFGRIGLEEYLEVKHIYVDDGVPREKRAWYDVVVPK; encoded by the coding sequence ATGCGCGTATATAATCTTTACATCGACGGAAAATTCGTGGAGCCTAAGAACGGCGGGTATGATGTAACGTTAAATCCGTTCGATGGGTCGACCATAGCAAAGTTTGCGGTGGCCATGGGCGAAGATGTCAACGAGGCAGTCAGGTCGGCGAGGCGGGCGTATGAATCCGGCGTGTGGAGCGAACTCTCTCCGGAGGTGAGAGCGGACTACCTAAAAAAGATAAGCGAAAAAATAAATGACGCCGCAAACGATCTTGTCGAGTTGGAAGTCCTTGATTCCGGCTCGACGATAAAGAAAGCGAAGGAGGACATAGCATTAAGCGCGCGCGCGTTTAACGTGTTCGGAAAATTGGGCGTGATGAGCTACGGGTCCGAACTTGCGGAAATATCGAAGCCGGGGCTTGCAAGAAATTTCTTAAGGTATGAACCTGTGGGAGTTGTGGGAGCAATCATACCGTGGAACTTTCCGCTCAAGATGGCTGCGTGGAAAATCGGACCGGCCCTCGCCGCCGGGTGTACCGTTATCCTGAAGCCTTCGGAGCTTACTCCTGTTACGGCGATGGAGCTTGCAAAAATAATTGACGAGGTAGGCTTGCCGCCGGGTGTCGTGAACATAATTCCGGGGTACGGAGCGGAAGCGGGTGAGGCGCTTGTCAGCCACCCTGACGTGAATAAAATCGCTTTTACCGGCTCCACCGCGGTCGGGAAAAAGATCATGCAGCTTGCCGCCGAGAATTTCAAGCGACTTACGCTGGAGTGCGGCGGGAAATCAGCTAACATCGTTTTGGACGACGCCGACCTTGAAGTTGCAATCGATGGAAGCATCTACGGAATGTTTTATCACAGCGGCCAGTGCTGTGAGGCGGCGACTCGCCTTTATGTGCACGAAAAAGTTTACGACGATTTTGTCCCCGCACTTGTTGAGCGATCTAAGAAGATGGTAATCGGAAATCCGATCGAACCTGCAACCGACATCGGTCCCCTCATTTCGAAAAGGCAGAGAGATCGAGTTCTGGATTACATCGAGGGCGGGAAGAAAAACGGCTTCAAGGTCTTGCTTGGAGGCGGAATGCCGTCGGCGCCGAAGTTGGCGGGGGGAAATTTCGTCGAGCCGACGATCTTTGCAGATGTCGACAATAAATCTAAAATTGCGCAGGAGGAAATTTTCGGGCCGGTTTTAGTCGTGAACAAATTCCGGACCGACGACGAAGCGGTCGAACTGGCAAACGATTCTTCTTACGGATTGGCCGCCGGGGTATGGAGTAAAGATATTGAGCGAGCCAAAGCGATTGCAGAACGGCTCCAGGCTGGCACAATCTGGATAAACGAGTGGCATCTGCTCAACGAGCGCGTGCCGTTCGGCGGTTACAAGCAAAGCGGGATCGGAAGGGAGTTTGGCAGAATCGGGCTGGAAGAATATTTGGAGGTTAAACACATCTATGTCGATGATGGTGTGCCACGGGAAAAGAGAGCGTGGTACGATGTTGTGGTGCCGAAATAA
- a CDS encoding DinB family protein, which translates to MKSVIAELIGKYADQPGNLIAAVEGLKDSELDKRLGEGKWSIRQQVNHLADSEMNMVQRMKKIIAEDTPLLPAYDQDRWADSLFYSKSSVDDSVALFFMLRTSMTRVLKKMGDKDFDRCGIHTETGKVTLLSLLEDTVEHADHHVKMIGKIKSKFKIK; encoded by the coding sequence ATGAAGTCCGTGATTGCCGAATTGATTGGCAAGTATGCCGATCAACCCGGCAACTTGATTGCCGCGGTCGAGGGCTTGAAGGATTCTGAATTGGATAAACGACTTGGTGAAGGCAAATGGAGCATCAGGCAGCAGGTAAATCACCTGGCGGATTCCGAAATGAACATGGTGCAGCGGATGAAAAAAATTATCGCGGAAGACACGCCGCTTCTTCCTGCATACGATCAGGATAGATGGGCGGACAGCTTGTTTTACAGCAAATCATCGGTGGATGATTCGGTCGCACTTTTTTTCATGCTTCGAACTTCCATGACACGCGTATTGAAGAAGATGGGAGACAAGGATTTTGACAGATGCGGGATCCACACGGAAACCGGGAAAGTGACACTTTTGAGTCTTCTTGAAGACACAGTCGAACACGCCGACCATCATGTGAAAATGATTGGAAAGATAAAAAGCAAGTTCAAGATCAAGTAA